GTTATCGGATAGACGCCCTTTCATCTCTCTATGCTCCTGGCATATCGCACACCAGTGCACGCAGCAGTGCACGAGGCATGGGTCACAAGGTGAGTTCTGCAAAACAACACATATCAAGGATCAAGCATGGACAACAATTGAAGCTTTCCACAAAAAGACAAATGCCCAGCTAGCTATTGCTGTTGTCATGAGGAACCGTTGACTTTCTCAGGAGCACAGTAGCAGATGAAACGATGAACATAGGAAAGAAATAAAATGGATTTTTAGAAAAATGCCAAATTAAAATTTACATTCTTTTAACATCTGCAGTTAAAAAACTATTGTACCATACACTACCCGTTTTTAGAAGAAGACATAAGAGACAAGAAAAATGTCTGCCATGACTTGAAAAGTCAAATactatgttattacagaaaaacCAGTAATTATAGGACTGAACCCTCAGAGAAATCACTGATGAAGCACCAAGTGCTTTCTATCCATCAGCGCTTCACCCAACATTTGTAGCAGGCAATACAAAAGAACCAACTACTCCAAAACAAACTTTCTTGGCCTACTTTATATTCTTTTCTCCCCATCCctgtcattgttattattatttcgatatttttcttttatttttcttggaGGGTGTGGGTACACATGTTTTGATTTTGTGATATATGCATTCTGCACCAAAAGAAGAACTACtattatttgtatgatagggAAAGAAGCACAATGTGACCTTCTTgccaccccctcccccccccccccacccaaaaaaaataataataaataaataaaaacgcGACAAAGCAAACCCACAAACAAATGCATTTGGAAAGATTCTAGACAGACTCAAACATAGTTCAGGAACAGATATGTTGACTACACTGAACCCAAGCTCAAAAGCACTCACATAGATGCTAGGCAGACTTGCCATTGTGTCAGGAACAAATATGTAGACTGCTGCTGTAAAGGAATCTAGAAAATGATTAACCCATTTTATCAATCATTTTCAATGACTAATTACCAACTCAACTGTGGCGACGCAACAAATTGTTCACTGATTCATTTATTGAGCCAGGACAAGTCATTCATAACAAGAAGGCATAACAAGGAAGAGAAATCCTACAAACTTCTTTTTATTTGCAGTTGCACGTCTACCATACAATTAGAACAAATTAAatcaacattttatttttttccaaataagcAGGTGTGTTTCTCAGTGGAACAATGCAGAATTCAGTAACTATCAATATTTGCGCAAGGAAAATCCTCCCACACTCAGCTGTACCAAAAATTTGAAAGCAAAAGGGCAGAATTGAATCAGTGCAGATTTTTGAATGTTAGCTGTACTGCAAATTTGCAAGCAAAAGAGCAGAATGTAATCAGTGCACATTTTCAAATGTTCCAACTTCATTGGCACATTTTAATGCAAGAAATTTTAGACATCATTATACATACAAAAACTGAAATCACCTTGAGATGATATTTTTTCTGCAATGATTGCCGAAATAGGCCAGTGTAGATGCCACACATCCACCAAGCAAATAACAGACCCTCACAAATGAGAAACGAAGTCCCTGGATCAATACCATGGAAGATTGCTGTCGCTGCTGCAAGTGCCATACCACCTTCAACACATACGGCATGACACACACAAGCATTGGTCCAAGGAATATCTTCTTTCAAGCTTTCAACATTACGCCCAAAGAGCACACATGGGCAAAACAGTCCTGTCCAGCCTAAGAAAGAACATAATTGTTTTAAGACGATTGAATGTATTACTCAAGTTCATGTCTTTCACAGCTTATAACAAACACATTCAGATGTCCTAAGCACAAAAGCATTACGGTCTCTTAGCCAACAAATATACACATCTACAGATGACATGACAGCAGAAGCAGGTGCTGCAGAGACACATTCTGCAGTTTTATTTTACCTTTTCTGCAGAGCAAGCAAACAGGATTTAATGAATAGAAGAAACAAGAGCAATACAAAGAGAAGCAAACAAATCCCTAGGAGAACGCATGGGGACACTACAGAAACGCATGCCAGAAATGAAATAACAACTCAACCAGACTGTTGCACCAAGCAATGTGGCAGAGAGTCGATCAAAAGACCCTAAAAATAGAATACAGATTTACCAGTTACATATAACAGTCTTTTCCATCATACACCAACATCGTGAATGCTAGCCAATCTACATCTCCAATGAAAGCTAGTAGGCAAGGACAAAAGACATGTCTCTGTGGATGCATGCATTCAGTCAGTTCAAAAGGATTTCTGTATAAGCCAAGAAATTTTGGTCACCCACTTTTTCCAGCTGAACTTCAGGGACTCAATGGAACAACTCCACAACCAAATTTCATCAGTTTGTTTGGTCAATTGCAGCAAATAAGCATCAAGGAGCAATGATCCGAAGCTTCACTTTAAGCTTCATTCAAATGCATTCAGTCTGATGCTCATCATCGGTAGTTCACTAGTTCATCAAGTCTGGGTCCAACCAAATATCAGGCATCTTAGATTAAGCCACTTTAACTGACCGATCAATTAAATGAGTCACATTATACTTGTGTAAGAAAAATCACAAATAGGCAAACTACTACCAGtgtttttttaacttttttaattttaatttagaagagagggggggggggggggatttctTCATCCTCCTAAACACACTGAATGTGTGAATCCAAATCGATATTTGTGTGCCAGAATCAACTAAAAACATCAAAAGGCACTGAAACACAATTTATCAGGGtatttttttcctaaatttcttCTCAAGCTGTCTCTTCAGCAAAACAATGATGAATGATCAAAAGAAGCATGATAATTGAACAAGAAAAGAAGTGGAGACAGAAGGGGGTGAAGGCTGGACCGAAAGTGCCCATGAACTAGGTGATCTTTTGAACAGATACAAAACAAGATACCTCTCAGGTCATCATCTCAAATTAGGGAGTGTTGTCACTCCAAATCCTTCCCTTAATAATGGCTTATCATTCCTGAGTCTATCCCTAGAGGTCACAGGtttgaggcgtggaaacagctTCTTGCAAAAATGAAAAGTAaagctgcgt
This region of Malania oleifera isolate guangnan ecotype guangnan chromosome 10, ASM2987363v1, whole genome shotgun sequence genomic DNA includes:
- the LOC131165735 gene encoding cell number regulator 6, whose translation is MADGTAQSRYVKLTKDQEPTEDITPGELNQPIDVPQLNEHRCLECGQMLPESYQPPADENWTTGICGCAEDPESCWTGLFCPCVLFGRNVESLKEDIPWTNACVCHAVCVEGGMALAAATAIFHGIDPGTSFLICEGLLFAWWMCGIYTGLFRQSLQKKYHLKNSPCDPCLVHCCVHWCAICQEHREMKGRLSDNAAMPMTVVNPPPVQEMKSSNGPEATNSSGNGAEQTTLEMQPV